A genomic window from Lotus japonicus ecotype B-129 chromosome 1, LjGifu_v1.2 includes:
- the LOC130732673 gene encoding uncharacterized protein LOC130732673, translated as MRQTSIIWDANRESRFQNKMVVDSVLRKGHEAEHNLDKDICHNCIMLSKKCRHNSTINAFTCNKDPTEQSDPNIGNEWSRKIRKIIVILIIGVADVAFISFATCFVISCFRPKLTREGDYELLEKCNQCAVDIGSNHNKLKSVHQ; from the exons ATGCGGCAAACTTCAATAATATGGGATGCAAACAGAGAATCACGCTTCCAAAACAAAATGGTTGTGGATTCTGTTTTACGGAAAGGGCATGAGGCTGAACATAATCTGGACAAAGACATATGCCACAATTGCATAATGTTGAGCAAAAAATGCAGACACAATTCAACAATTAATGCATTTACGTGCAACAAAGACCCGACCGAGCAATCTGATCCTAATATAG GAAATGAATGGAGTCGGAAGATCAGGAAGATTATTGTTATTCTTATTATAG GTGTTGCAGATGTAGCATTTATATCATTCGCGACATGTTTTGTGATTAGCTGTTTTAGACCCAAGTTAACACGTGAAGGAGATTATGAGTTGCTTGAAAAGTGTAACCAATGTGCTGTAGATATTGGATCAAATCATAACAAGCTAAAGAGTGTACATCAGTAG
- the LOC130730662 gene encoding serine/threonine-protein kinase Nek6-like — translation METENSDMRSKKMEDYEVIEQIGRGAFGSAFLVLHKSEKKRYVLKKIRLAKQTEKFKRTAHQEMNLIAKLNNPYIVDYKDAWVEKEDRICIVTGYCEGGDMAENIKKARGSFFPEEKVCKWLTQLLIAVDYLHSNRVIHRDLKCSNIFLTKDNNIRLGDFGLAKRLNAEDLTSSVVGTPNYMCPEILADIPYGYKSDMWSLGCCMFEIAAHQPAFRAPDMAGLINKINRSSISPLPIVYSSTLKQIIKSMLRKNPEHRPTAAELLRHPHLQPYVLRCQNASSNFLPIYPIVNSKDKTKKSYKTSGGKDHRDKEAGLAYHLERVHPIEGNGDVHTSNPPNNGEVTVSTRTGDNLENKMVDFTSYIGESSTSISGSKDGSTTSESSVCSMCKEDFKSRPAQEKGNHGNGITSKCRQDSVHEEQALAAELFQKLELVDLNTGISEVEDAFSKEGFNFAEAPREDAKFEESRKSTTSNASSSCTDKDKSINEERSSLIVIPVKVEHETESRNSLKKSENPVAFTEGSHMNCLSSDSSSKLPVKDNETAKENIICTTQKDENLVGVDQTPSDTTMDDGDETMRDSPCQQRADALESLLELCAQLLKQDKLEELAGVLKPFGKEAVSSRETAIWLTKSLMSAQKFNSET, via the exons ATGGAGACAGAAAACAGTGACATGAGGTCTAAGAAGATGGAAGACTATGAAGTTATAGAGCAAATTGGAAGAGGAGCATTTGGCTCTGCTTTTCTTGTTCTTCACAAGTCTGAGAAGAAAAG GTATGTGCTGAAAAAGATTCGTTTGGCTAAGCAGACAGAGAAGTTCAAACGTACAGCACACCAAGAG ATGAACCTGATTGCAAAACTAAATAATCCTTATATTGTGGATTACAAAGATGCTTGGGTGGAGAAG gAGGACCGTATATGCATTGTAACTGGCTATTGTGAAGGAGGTGACAT GGCTGAGAACATAAAGAAAGCTCGAGGATCATTCTTTCCTGAGGAG AAAGTCTGCAAATGGCTGACTCAGTTGTTGATAGCTGTGGACTACTTGCATTCTAATCGTGTAATCCATAGAGATCTAAAG TGCTCCAACATATTCCTCACCAAAGACAACAATATCCGGCTTG GTGACTTTGGTCTTGCAAAGCGACTCAATGCAGAAGACCTTACTTCCTCG GTTGTTGGAACTCCAAATTACATGTGTCCTGAGATTCTCGCTGATATACCGTATGGTTATAAATCTGATATGTGGTCTCTTG GTTGCTGCATGTTTGAGATTGCTGCTCATCAACCAGCATTTCGTGCTCCA GACATGGCAGGGCTTATCAACAAAATAAACAGATCCTCCATTTCTCCACTGCCAATTGTTTATTCTTCCACACT TAAACAAATCATCAAAAGCATGCTGAGGAAAAACCCTGAACACAGGCCAACA GCAGCTGAATTGTTAAGGCATCCACATTTACAACCTTATGTTCTCCGCTGTCAGAATGCATCATCTAATTTTCTTCCAATATATCCCATAGTTAACTCAAAggataaaacaaaaaaatcttaTAAAACTAGTGGTGGCAAGGACCATAGGGACAAAGAAGCAGGATTAGCATATCATCTGGAGCGCGTTCATCCAATTGAGGGAAATGGAGATGTACATACAAGCAATCCTCCTAACAATGGTGAGGTGACCGTATCAACCAGAACAGGAGACAACCTTGAGAACAAGATGGTTGATTTTACTAGCTACATAGGGGAATCTTCTACTAGTATCAGCGGCTCAAAAGACGGGTCAACAACTTCTGAATCATCTGTTTGCAGTATGTGCAAGGAGGATTTTAAAAGTAGACCTGCACAGGAAAAAGGTAACCATGGGAATGGGATCACTTCAAAATGTAGACAAGATTCTGTGCATGAAGAGCAAGCATTAGCTGCAGAACTTTTTCAGAAATTAGAATTGGTTGACTTAAACACGGGGATCTCAGAAGTTGAAGATGCTTTTTCCAAAGAAGGTTTCAATTTTGCTGAAGCACCGAGGGAAGATGCCAAATTTGAGGAATCCAGGAAATCAACAACATCCAATGCAAGCAGTAGCTGCACTGATAAAGATAAATCCATTAATGAGGAAAGGTCATCACTAATTGTGATTCCTGTTAAGGTTGAGCATGAAACTGAATCTAGAAACTCCTTGAAGAAAAGTGAAAACCCGGTTGCGTTTACAGAAGGCTCACATATGAACTGTTTGTCATCTGATTCTAGCAGTAAACTTCCAGTTAAGGATAACGAAACGGCGAAGGAGAACATCATTTGCACCACACAAAAAGATGAAAATTTAGTTGGTGTTGATCAGACACCAAGTGACACTACAATGGATGATGGTGATGAAACAATGAGGGATAGTCCCTGCCAGCAAAGAGCTGACGCTCTAGAATCTCTGCTTGAGTTGTGTGCTCAGCTACTTAAGCAAGATAAACTAGAAGAGCTTGCCGGTGTGCTAAAACCATTTGGAAAAGAAGCTGTCTCATCCAGAGAAACAGCAATATGGCTGACAAAGAGCCTCATGTCTGCCCAAAAGTTTAATTCTGAAACCTAG